From Paenibacillus sp. V4I7, one genomic window encodes:
- a CDS encoding GNAT family N-acetyltransferase, with protein sequence MLFEIREAKIEEADIVFRTMQKSFMEYSGKLNPPSGALSETIQNVINIFKEGGGAVIAWNGSMAVGSARYRYMDHYMYIGRVSVLQEYRGRGICKSLLNIIENKALSSGIQELRVEVRLSIPENIGMYKRLKYEVIEHKFYPERTDSWYVMSKKL encoded by the coding sequence ATGTTATTTGAAATTAGAGAAGCAAAAATAGAAGAAGCAGACATTGTATTTCGTACAATGCAAAAGTCATTTATGGAATATAGTGGGAAACTGAATCCACCTTCAGGAGCACTTTCTGAGACGATTCAAAATGTTATAAACATCTTTAAAGAAGGTGGTGGAGCCGTAATAGCATGGAACGGAAGTATGGCTGTAGGCTCCGCCAGATATAGATACATGGATCATTATATGTATATTGGCAGAGTTTCGGTTCTACAAGAATATCGCGGAAGAGGAATATGTAAATCACTATTAAATATTATAGAAAACAAAGCATTGTCAAGTGGAATTCAAGAATTAAGAGTTGAAGTGCGGTTGTCAATTCCAGAAAACATAGGTATGTATAAAAGACTCAAATATGAAGTCATTGAACATAAGTTTTATCCGGAGCGGACAGATAGCTGGTATGTAATGAGTAAGAAACTATAA
- a CDS encoding NUDIX hydrolase, whose product MNPPKHIVSAAAIVINEQNEILLIKGPRRGWEMPGGQVEEGESLQRAAIRETKEESGIDIEIIRFCGIFQNVESSIVNTLFLAKPIGGELTITNESLETKYFSIEEGLNLVTWKNFRQRIEYCLRLDSQPFDIEF is encoded by the coding sequence ATGAATCCACCAAAACATATTGTTTCGGCAGCTGCAATTGTGATAAATGAGCAGAATGAAATATTACTTATTAAGGGACCAAGAAGAGGATGGGAAATGCCTGGAGGGCAAGTGGAGGAAGGAGAATCCTTACAAAGGGCAGCGATTAGAGAAACCAAAGAAGAATCAGGAATTGATATTGAAATAATCAGATTTTGTGGGATTTTTCAGAATGTAGAGAGCTCAATCGTAAATACATTATTTCTCGCGAAGCCAATTGGTGGAGAACTAACAATAACGAACGAAAGCTTAGAAACCAAATATTTTTCAATTGAGGAAGGGTTAAATTTAGTGACTTGGAAGAATTTTCGGCAGCGCATTGAATATTGTTTAAGATTGGATTCGCAGCCTTTTGACATAGAATTCTAG
- a CDS encoding DUF962 domain-containing protein: MRLKKFKYRVQRDLDYYLKEHQNKTNQILHYFAFLSAFLAWLFLFYDLKATLILGLIHYLLSWIGHFYFEGNKPASFRYPLIGFYSGFTWFFIKTIEIVTGKDILNTWLNEKRED; the protein is encoded by the coding sequence ATGAGACTAAAGAAGTTCAAATATCGAGTTCAACGCGACTTAGATTATTATCTGAAAGAGCATCAGAATAAGACCAATCAAATACTGCACTATTTTGCTTTTTTATCGGCTTTTTTGGCTTGGTTATTTCTGTTTTATGATCTAAAAGCAACGCTGATTCTTGGCTTAATACATTACCTTTTATCGTGGATAGGACATTTCTATTTTGAGGGGAATAAGCCAGCATCGTTTCGGTACCCACTTATAGGTTTCTATTCTGGGTTTACATGGTTTTTTATAAAGACGATAGAGATTGTAACTGGAAAAGATATCTTGAACACATGGTTAAATGAGAAACGTGAGGATTGA
- a CDS encoding class I SAM-dependent methyltransferase produces MDNRIKKIRNEERKYHEACYDNYKLFAEGSWLSKPVKTVMDTLTYFNSNDNLTVLDLGCGVGRNSIPIAESMKDRQAGKIICVDIIESALKKLEDYSEQNGARAYIEPKLSDIGDYIIEENQFDYIIAVSALEHVESVPKFIQVLERMARGTKENGINCVIMSTNIQEIDIETGVELDPFMELNLTTEDAKQLLSTAYEEWEIILTTVKPLQFNIERNGRKILLKSDCLTYVVQNQ; encoded by the coding sequence ATGGATAATAGGATCAAAAAAATTAGAAATGAAGAGCGAAAATATCATGAAGCTTGTTATGATAACTACAAATTATTTGCAGAGGGATCATGGTTATCGAAACCAGTAAAAACAGTGATGGATACGCTAACTTATTTTAATTCCAATGATAATTTAACTGTATTAGATCTAGGTTGTGGAGTAGGTAGAAACAGTATTCCAATTGCTGAGTCAATGAAGGATCGCCAAGCGGGGAAAATCATTTGTGTTGATATAATTGAATCTGCACTTAAGAAATTAGAAGATTATAGTGAACAGAATGGAGCTCGTGCGTACATAGAACCAAAGCTATCAGACATTGGAGACTATATCATCGAAGAGAATCAATTTGATTATATCATTGCGGTTTCTGCCTTAGAACATGTGGAATCAGTACCCAAATTTATACAAGTCTTAGAGAGAATGGCACGAGGAACGAAAGAAAACGGGATTAATTGTGTTATTATGAGCACCAACATTCAAGAAATAGATATAGAAACAGGAGTAGAATTAGATCCATTTATGGAGCTTAATTTGACAACTGAGGATGCGAAACAATTATTATCAACGGCGTATGAAGAATGGGAAATAATTTTAACTACTGTAAAGCCTTTACAATTCAATATAGAGAGAAATGGGCGCAAAATTCTGCTTAAGAGTGACTGTTTAACGTATGTCGTTCAAAACCAATAA
- a CDS encoding FkbM family methyltransferase, which produces MPHKQSYEAVIKQESSLRYWEIMKSTARYVLSRTIIRRWRTDRIVLPGSSRILYVDPTENRGRILYMTGGMTQPRLNLFWKTAVASFRPTLIVDVGVNYGECLFSVTYPKNSKVIGIEANPNLQPYIERSKKIHPNRKKINTVYAMASNEDSEKQSFFINKYWSGLSTATLGNPNGSKHYQQHDIPSITLDSLLSQYPLEKEKLLFKIDVEGHEEKVIQGMLQSIKNCPYMLGFIEFDSKYLAKSDTEAHVFLTYLQEHFNLYVYLNNQELYHFEQISLEKLQMLFKKKHIHTDIILVSPGVKIPEIYSQIIRLD; this is translated from the coding sequence ATGCCCCATAAACAATCTTACGAAGCTGTTATTAAACAAGAGTCTTCTTTACGTTATTGGGAAATTATGAAATCAACTGCCCGCTATGTGCTGTCTCGCACTATTATAAGACGATGGCGCACAGACCGAATTGTGCTTCCCGGTTCATCTCGTATTCTGTATGTCGATCCAACTGAAAATCGCGGAAGAATTTTGTATATGACAGGTGGAATGACACAACCAAGGCTGAATCTGTTTTGGAAAACGGCGGTTGCCTCTTTCCGACCCACTTTGATCGTAGACGTAGGAGTAAACTATGGCGAATGTCTCTTTTCTGTAACCTATCCTAAGAACAGCAAAGTGATAGGAATTGAAGCCAATCCTAATTTACAGCCGTATATTGAACGTTCTAAGAAAATACATCCAAACCGCAAAAAAATTAACACCGTTTATGCTATGGCTTCTAATGAAGATAGTGAGAAGCAATCTTTCTTCATTAACAAATACTGGTCTGGACTTTCAACCGCAACTCTTGGCAATCCCAACGGATCGAAGCATTACCAACAACACGATATTCCAAGCATTACACTTGACTCTTTGCTTAGTCAGTATCCGCTGGAAAAAGAAAAGCTCTTGTTTAAAATCGATGTTGAAGGTCATGAAGAGAAGGTTATCCAAGGGATGCTGCAATCTATTAAAAATTGTCCTTATATGCTTGGATTTATTGAATTTGACAGTAAATATTTAGCCAAAAGTGATACAGAGGCGCATGTATTTTTAACTTATTTACAAGAGCATTTCAACCTTTATGTTTACTTGAACAATCAGGAACTGTACCACTTCGAGCAAATTTCTCTGGAAAAACTACAAATGTTATTCAAAAAGAAACATATTCACACGGATATCATCTTAGTCTCACCAGGCGTGAAGATTCCAGAGATCTATTCGCAGATTATTCGATTGGATTAG
- a CDS encoding 3-hydroxybutyryl-CoA dehydrogenase yields the protein MKIQTIMVVGAGQMGSGIVQVAAASGMKVLLHDISMDFIDKGLASINKQLSRGIEKGGLSEARKAEILSRIHPAEQLEQAEQVDFVIEAISENMVLKTSLFQRLDIICPPMAILASNTSSLPITEIAAVTGRPSHVIGMHFMNPVPVMPLVEVIRGLETSQGVFEAVYKLSEKMGKTPVEVKDFPGFVSNRILMPMINEAVFTVYEGVASVESVDTVMKLGMKHPMGPLELADFIGLDTCLSIMEILYEGFKDSKYRPCPLLRKYVKAGRLGRKSGQGFYSYHGLK from the coding sequence ATGAAAATACAGACTATCATGGTTGTAGGTGCGGGACAAATGGGGAGCGGAATCGTTCAAGTTGCTGCAGCTTCGGGCATGAAGGTGCTGTTGCATGATATTTCCATGGATTTTATTGACAAAGGATTAGCTTCGATAAACAAACAACTATCTAGAGGTATTGAGAAAGGAGGTCTTTCAGAAGCGAGGAAGGCTGAAATTCTAAGTCGAATACATCCTGCGGAGCAACTAGAACAAGCGGAACAGGTAGATTTTGTGATAGAAGCTATTTCAGAGAATATGGTGTTGAAAACTTCACTATTCCAAAGGCTGGATATCATTTGCCCACCGATGGCAATCTTGGCATCGAATACGTCATCGCTTCCCATTACCGAAATTGCCGCGGTGACGGGGCGTCCGTCCCATGTGATAGGCATGCATTTCATGAACCCAGTACCGGTTATGCCTTTAGTTGAAGTCATCCGTGGTTTGGAAACCTCGCAGGGAGTGTTCGAAGCTGTATACAAATTGAGTGAAAAGATGGGGAAGACCCCTGTGGAAGTGAAAGACTTCCCTGGATTTGTGTCGAATCGTATCTTGATGCCGATGATTAACGAAGCTGTTTTTACCGTTTATGAAGGAGTTGCATCTGTTGAATCGGTCGATACCGTGATGAAGCTCGGCATGAAGCATCCCATGGGACCGCTAGAGTTGGCTGATTTCATCGGGTTGGATACATGCCTATCCATCATGGAAATCCTTTATGAAGGCTTTAAGGATTCGAAATATCGTCCGTGTCCATTACTGCGGAAGTATGTGAAAGCGGGGCGTTTGGGGCGTAAATCTGGTCAGGGGTTTTATTCGTATCATGGTTTAAAATAA